In one Rhea pennata isolate bPtePen1 unplaced genomic scaffold, bPtePen1.pri scaffold_33, whole genome shotgun sequence genomic region, the following are encoded:
- the LOC134154721 gene encoding transmembrane protein 209-like, with protein sequence MAPGAACGRNCSGDVTSARPIVGGGCEQISAASLLDRTVKIRREAEERKVVWAWGLLNMSVGGMIYTDMTGKLISSYYNIAFWPLWYIELALVSLFSLNALFDFWMYFKYTMAPTTLVMTRRQQILLGMQNAAVQIIPAHELAAKKVPSSTPSPTVQGQTVLSYSPSRPFRASPKFTSGCISGYSPQRQALSSNSASYSSALTYSPSSSYSKLSSFSSSPTGSPYASSVGPVESTGLRSRCHFSPMRYNSRMSQDDEITDRKSLQKYLRSEEEKQRRLQLGTSCSSSPSSSPTFWNYSRSLVEQAQVLRKYQYQVACMPQAPSAHKDEARLSSPLTAEEVWARVIVNRRQLDYLDSWTARFRSWINETILVPLVQEIESVSSQLRRMGYPEMQVGEASISNLKQAALVKAPVMPTLYAIMQYLDIAANQEYLVERVKELSQGGYMSSFRWNRGGDFKGRKWDADLPTDCAILMHIFCTYLDARLPPSPKYPDGRTFTAQHFVQTPDKPDITNENVFCIYQSNINPPHYELIYHRQVYNLPEGRNNMFHTLLMFLYIIKTKESGMLGRVNFGASGVNVLGVFGE encoded by the exons aacagatttctgcagcttcgcTCCTTGACAGGACTGTGAAGATTAGGAGGGAGGCTGAAGAGCGGAAAGTGGTCTGGGCCTGGGGCCTCCTTAATATGTCTGTTGGGGGGATGATATATACTGACAT gactgGAAAACTTATAAGTTCCTATTACAACATCGCATTTTGGCCGCTCTGGTATATTG agcttgcgcttgtatccctgttcagtctgaatgccttatttgatttttggatgtacTTCAAGTACACAATGGCACCAACTACCTTGGTCATGACTCGTAGACAGCAGATCCTTCTAGGGATGCAGAATGCAG CGGTACAAATAATTCCAGCACATGAGCTGGCAGCGAAGAAAGTCCCTTCTTCTACGCCTTCTCCTACAGTCCAGGGTCAAACTGTGCTGAGTTACAGCCCATCCCGGCCCTTCAGGGCCAGTCCAAAGTTTACTTCTGGTTGTATCTCAGGGTACAGCCCTCAGCGGCAGGCTCTGTCAAGCAACAGCGCTTCTTATAGCAGTGCTTTAACCTATTcaccaagcagcagctacagtaaG ctttccagcttcagctcttctcctacTGGTTCACCATATGCCTCAAGTGTTGGGCCAGTGGAAAGCACCGGGCTAAGGTCTCGTTGCCACTTTTCACCAATGCGGTATAATTCCCGTATGAGTCAAGATGATGAAATCACAGACcgcaagtcactgcaaaagtacCTTCGAAgcgaagaagagaaacagcgtAGACTTCAATTGGGTAC ttcatgttccagctctccttccagcagcccaaCCTTTTGGAACTACAGCCGTTCCTTAGTAGAGCAAGCACAGGTGCTGAGAAAGTACCAGTATCAGGTGGCTTGCATGCCCCAAGCTCCGTCAGCACACAAGGACGAAGCTCGTCTGagctctccactgactgcagaagaa GTTTGGGCAAGGGTGATCGTGAATCGACGACAGCTTGATTACCTGGATTCCTGGACCGCTAGGTTCAGAAGT tggattaatgagactattttagtgccacttgtacaagagattgagtctgtgagcagtcagctgagaagaatggggtacccagaaatgcaggttggag AAGCCAGCAtcagcaatctgaaacaagcagcgcttgttaaagctccagtcatgccaactctgtacgctataatgcagtatttggatattgCAGCGAACCAAGAGTATTTGGTTGAAAGGGTCAAAG agctttctcagggaggATACATGAGCTCATTCCGatggaacagaggaggagatttcaAGGGCCGTAAGTGGGATGCTGACTTGCCCACTGACTgtgct atccTTATGCACATATTCTGCACTTACCTCGATGCCAGACTGCCCCCTAGCCCCAAATACCCCGATGGCAGAACCTTCACTGCCCAACACTTTGTGCAAACACCAGATAAACCAG acattacaaatgaaaatgtattttgcatctaccAAAGCAACATCAATCCACCCCACTATGAGCTGATCTACCACCGCCAGGTCTACAATCTGCCCGAG ggcagaaacaacatgttccatacattgcttatgtttctgtacatcataaagacaaaagaatctggGATGCTTGG gcgAGTGAATTTTGGTGCATCAGGAGTCAACGTTCTAGGGGTGTTTGGAGAGTAA